The genome window TTTTCATTCGGCGTATAGCGTCCGGTGATAAAATTACCCTGGCTGCCGACCGCCTCTCCCAGAAAATTACACGTAGCTGCCGGTTTTTCAGTAATGATCTGCACCTTTTCACCGGTCGGCGTCGCCTGTATCGCGGCGCAAGCCGGCAACACCGCTGCAATAATCGATAGCACTGCAAAACGTCTCGCTGTCATAACAACCTCATACTCGCAAATGAAAATCTCAAGTTTGACCCCAAATTT of Candidatus Methylospira mobilis contains these proteins:
- a CDS encoding DUF4156 domain-containing protein; translation: MTARRFAVLSIIAAVLPACAAIQATPTGEKVQIITEKPAATCNFLGEAVGSQGNFITGRYTPNENLLIGSRNDLRNKAAALGGNVVQVIETYRDHASLPLRDTHGTTNMLVLGRVYRCD